In bacterium, a genomic segment contains:
- a CDS encoding nuclear transport factor 2 family protein, producing the protein MKAGILSAYVLVSLVFGCSSGKPQPDAVALRQQVIETERAFAATMARRDHAAFVSFLSSEAVFFSGPKPLRGAQQVADWWKKYYEAAEAPFSWAPDKVEVLDSGTLALSTGPVHDPTGKLIGTFTSIWRLEAPGRWRIIFDKGCPVCD; encoded by the coding sequence ATGAAGGCCGGAATACTCAGCGCCTATGTTCTCGTCAGCCTGGTCTTCGGCTGTTCATCCGGAAAACCGCAACCCGATGCGGTGGCCCTGCGTCAGCAGGTCATCGAGACCGAGCGCGCCTTTGCGGCCACGATGGCCCGCCGCGATCATGCCGCTTTCGTCTCCTTCCTCTCGAGCGAAGCGGTCTTTTTCAGCGGACCCAAACCGCTGCGGGGGGCTCAGCAGGTCGCCGACTGGTGGAAGAAATACTATGAGGCGGCCGAGGCGCCTTTTTCCTGGGCGCCGGACAAGGTGGAGGTGCTCGATTCCGGCACCCTCGCCCTGAGTACCGGACCGGTCCATGACCCCACAGGCAAGCTCATCGGCACCTTCACCTCGATCTGGCGCCTTGAGGCGCCGGGGAGGTGGCGGATCATCTTCGACAAGGGCTGTCCGGTCTGCGACTAG
- a CDS encoding PspC domain-containing protein — MEENVLQRLARSSSDKVIAGVCGGLGEHTGVPAWTWRLMFVFAFICFGTGALLYILMWIFMPAAAASPAAGTEPRQASWLQQISRSERDKKIAGICGGLGEHSEVPSWTWRVIFTALAFCYCFGVLAYILLWIFMPRAGSLTPADRNAPMA; from the coding sequence ACGTACTGCAACGACTGGCGCGATCCAGCAGCGATAAAGTGATCGCCGGAGTCTGCGGCGGACTGGGTGAGCATACGGGCGTGCCGGCATGGACCTGGCGGCTGATGTTCGTCTTTGCGTTTATCTGTTTCGGCACAGGAGCGCTGCTGTATATCCTGATGTGGATCTTCATGCCGGCCGCCGCGGCCAGCCCGGCCGCCGGGACGGAACCGCGCCAGGCCAGCTGGCTGCAGCAGATCAGCCGCTCCGAACGGGACAAAAAGATCGCCGGCATCTGCGGCGGACTGGGAGAGCACAGCGAGGTGCCCTCCTGGACCTGGCGGGTGATCTTTACGGCGCTGGCATTCTGCTACTGCTTCGGGGTGCTGGCGTATATTCTGCTCTGGATCTTTATGCCGCGCGCGGGCAGCCTGACACCAGCCGACCGGAATGCGCCCATGGCCTGA